In Roseofilum casamattae BLCC-M143, the following proteins share a genomic window:
- a CDS encoding ribulose bisphosphate carboxylase small subunit yields the protein MQTLPKERRYETLSYLPPLTDAQIHKQIQYILDQGFIAGVEFSEDSSPEMHYWTLWKLPLFHAKTVNEVMAEIDACRAEYRDSYVRVMGFDNIKQCQVLSFIVHKPNANVRRY from the coding sequence ATGCAAACTTTGCCTAAAGAGCGTCGTTACGAAACGCTATCTTACCTTCCCCCTCTGACCGACGCGCAAATCCACAAACAAATTCAGTACATTCTGGATCAAGGATTTATCGCTGGTGTAGAATTCAGCGAAGATTCCAGCCCCGAAATGCACTACTGGACTCTGTGGAAGCTACCTCTGTTCCACGCCAAAACCGTGAACGAGGTGATGGCTGAAATTGATGCTTGTCGTGCTGAATACCGCGATAGCTACGTGCGCGTTATGGGATTTGACAACATCAAACAGTGTCAAGTTCTCAGCTTCATCGTTCACAAACCCAATGCGAACGTTCGTCGCTACTAA
- the rcbX gene encoding RuBisCO chaperone RbcX, protein MDIKHVAKATSRVLASYLTYQAVRTVAHQLRETNPGEAIWLHEFSSTGKIQDGETYLQELFQVKPEMAFRVMTVREHLAREVTDFLPEMVRDRIQQDNMELRRGYLERVTQLSIPDTPSDT, encoded by the coding sequence ATGGATATTAAACATGTTGCGAAGGCAACCAGCCGCGTGCTGGCAAGTTATCTGACTTATCAAGCCGTGCGGACTGTTGCCCATCAGTTACGAGAAACAAACCCTGGTGAAGCCATTTGGTTGCACGAGTTTTCCTCAACGGGGAAGATTCAGGATGGAGAAACTTACCTGCAAGAGCTGTTTCAAGTCAAGCCAGAGATGGCGTTCCGCGTCATGACGGTACGGGAACATCTCGCTCGAGAAGTTACGGATTTCTTGCCGGAAATGGTTCGCGATCGCATTCAGCAAGACAATATGGAACTGCGCCGAGGTTATTTGGAACGGGTAACGCAACTGAGTATCCCTGACACTCCCTCCGATACTTAA
- a CDS encoding form I ribulose bisphosphate carboxylase large subunit — MSYAQTQTQSKAGYQAGVKDYKLTYYTPDYTPKDTDILAAFRMTPQPGVPPEEAGAAVAAESSTGTWTTVWTDLLTDLDRYKGRCYDIESVPGEDNQYICYVAYPLDLFEEGSVTNMLTSIVGNVFGFKALRALRLEDMRIPIAYLKTFQGPPHGITVERDKLNKYGRPLLGCTIKPKLGLSAKNYGRAVYECLRGGLDFTKDDENINSQPFMRWRDRFLFVQEAIEKAQAETGEIKGHYLNVTAPTVEQMMQRAEFAKEIGTPIIMHDYLTGGFTANTTLAKWCRDNGVLLHIHRAMHAVIDRQKAHGIHFRVLAKCLRMSGGDHLHSGTVVGKLEGEKGITMGFVDLMREDHIEQDRQRGIYFTQDWASMPGVMPVASGGIHVWHMPALVEIFGDDSCLQFGGGTLGHPWGNAPGATANRVALEACIQARNEGRNLFREGGDVIREACKWSPDLAVACELWKEIKFEFEAMDTL, encoded by the coding sequence ATGTCTTACGCTCAAACACAAACCCAGTCCAAAGCTGGGTACCAAGCTGGTGTAAAGGATTATAAGCTAACCTACTACACCCCAGATTACACGCCAAAAGATACCGACATTCTTGCTGCATTCCGGATGACCCCCCAACCGGGCGTTCCTCCTGAAGAAGCTGGGGCTGCGGTAGCTGCTGAGTCCTCCACCGGAACCTGGACTACTGTATGGACTGACCTATTAACCGATCTCGATCGCTACAAAGGTCGTTGCTACGACATCGAATCCGTTCCTGGAGAAGACAACCAGTACATCTGCTACGTTGCCTATCCTCTGGATCTGTTTGAAGAAGGTTCGGTCACCAACATGCTGACCTCCATCGTCGGTAACGTATTCGGTTTTAAAGCCTTACGTGCCCTGCGTTTGGAAGATATGCGCATCCCCATCGCATACCTGAAAACCTTCCAAGGACCTCCTCACGGAATCACCGTCGAGCGCGACAAACTGAACAAATACGGTCGTCCCCTGCTCGGCTGTACCATTAAACCCAAACTCGGTCTGTCCGCGAAAAACTACGGTCGTGCCGTTTACGAATGTCTGCGCGGCGGTCTGGACTTCACCAAAGACGACGAAAACATTAACTCTCAGCCCTTCATGCGCTGGAGAGACCGCTTCCTCTTCGTACAAGAAGCGATCGAAAAAGCTCAAGCTGAAACCGGCGAAATCAAAGGGCACTACTTAAACGTAACTGCTCCTACCGTCGAGCAAATGATGCAACGCGCTGAGTTCGCGAAAGAAATCGGAACTCCGATCATCATGCATGACTACCTCACCGGAGGTTTCACCGCTAACACAACTTTGGCGAAATGGTGTCGCGATAATGGCGTTCTGCTGCACATCCACCGTGCAATGCACGCCGTTATCGACCGTCAGAAAGCCCACGGTATCCACTTCCGCGTTCTGGCAAAATGCTTGCGCATGTCTGGTGGAGACCACCTGCACTCCGGAACCGTTGTGGGTAAACTCGAAGGTGAAAAAGGCATCACCATGGGCTTCGTTGACCTGATGCGCGAAGACCACATCGAACAAGACCGTCAGCGCGGTATCTACTTTACTCAAGATTGGGCTTCTATGCCTGGTGTAATGCCCGTTGCTTCCGGCGGTATCCACGTATGGCACATGCCTGCTCTGGTAGAAATCTTCGGCGACGACTCCTGCTTGCAGTTCGGTGGTGGAACCTTGGGTCACCCCTGGGGTAACGCTCCTGGTGCAACGGCAAACCGCGTGGCTCTGGAAGCTTGTATCCAAGCTCGTAACGAAGGTCGCAACTTGTTCCGCGAAGGCGGCGACGTTATCCGCGAAGCTTGCAAGTGGTCTCCTGACTTGGCAGTGGCTTGCGAACTGTGGAAAGAAATCAAGTTCGAGTTTGAGGCAATGGATACCCTCTAA
- a CDS encoding ABC transporter substrate-binding protein, with product MKLLLSGNKITAILLAIVTFLLVSCQHFLTPKISVFHNNKIAERITFGERSIALDTEQTSPAREQAIRSIRDRNYDTALRYLTDYFSGKPNDPEALIFFNNIKAEQTAQSYTIAVSLPISSDLNGSLEILRGVAHAQHDWNLARDNSGQSLKVAIADDDDNNPNNGTGIAEAIATELSNRNDILAIIGHYSSDTSLATANIYQDRQLVAISPVSTSVQLTDYSPYFFRTVPSDAKAAQSLAQYGQLQLSQAKVAVFYNSDSNYSQSLRQEFMNALGKEMKSILPKPSAIKTP from the coding sequence ATGAAATTACTATTATCGGGAAATAAAATAACTGCAATACTTTTAGCAATTGTTACGTTTTTGCTAGTCTCTTGTCAGCATTTTTTGACCCCAAAAATAAGCGTTTTTCACAATAATAAAATTGCCGAACGAATTACCTTTGGAGAACGCTCGATCGCCTTAGATACAGAACAAACCTCTCCGGCGCGAGAACAAGCCATCCGTTCGATCCGCGATCGCAACTACGATACAGCGCTCAGATACCTAACCGATTACTTTTCTGGCAAGCCCAACGACCCGGAAGCACTAATTTTCTTCAACAACATCAAAGCCGAACAGACGGCTCAATCGTATACTATTGCCGTTTCCCTTCCCATCAGTAGCGATCTGAATGGATCTCTGGAAATATTACGCGGAGTTGCCCACGCTCAACACGATTGGAATTTAGCCCGAGATAACAGCGGACAATCGTTAAAAGTTGCGATCGCAGATGATGATGACAATAACCCCAATAATGGTACGGGAATTGCGGAAGCCATCGCCACCGAACTCAGTAACCGAAACGATATCCTAGCCATCATCGGTCACTACTCTAGCGATACCTCTCTCGCCACAGCCAATATTTACCAAGATCGGCAACTCGTTGCCATCTCTCCAGTCAGTACATCCGTACAACTAACCGATTATAGTCCTTATTTCTTCCGAACCGTCCCCAGCGATGCCAAAGCAGCTCAATCTTTAGCCCAATACGGACAATTGCAGTTATCGCAAGCCAAAGTCGCTGTTTTTTACAACTCCGACAGTAACTACAGTCAATCCCTACGCCAAGAATTTATGAATGCCCTCGGCAAGGAGATGAAGTCTATTCTCCCAAAACCCTCAGCAATAAAAACGCCTTAG
- a CDS encoding XisH family protein gives MSAKDLFHDTVRVALEKDGWTVTHDPLSLSGDGVEFYIDLGAERLLGAEKDGQKIAVEIKSFIGKSDISQFHTALGQILNYRSALRKGQPYRILYLAIRDEVYQRLFSIPFIQDVMVEHQLKLVIFDPETEEIVLWKE, from the coding sequence ATGTCAGCAAAAGACCTGTTTCATGACACAGTACGAGTTGCCTTAGAGAAAGACGGGTGGACAGTGACGCACGATCCCCTTTCTCTGAGCGGGGATGGTGTTGAATTTTATATCGATCTGGGGGCAGAAAGGCTTTTAGGGGCAGAAAAAGACGGCCAGAAGATCGCCGTAGAGATAAAATCTTTCATCGGTAAATCAGACATTAGCCAGTTTCATACAGCTTTAGGACAAATTCTCAACTATCGTTCGGCACTCAGAAAGGGACAACCTTATCGCATTTTGTACTTAGCAATTCGAGATGAAGTTTACCAGCGACTTTTCTCGATTCCATTTATTCAGGATGTTATGGTCGAACATCAATTAAAATTAGTCATTTTCGATCCGGAAACAGAGGAAATTGTCTTATGGAAGGAATGA
- a CDS encoding XisI protein, protein MEGMNYSEIVQTVLQGHTANHLSEGTEKQLIFDVSRDRYLLMHLGWEHKKWVHACLVHIQIENSKIWIQRDFTEVGVANELVELGVPKTDIVLGFEPPFIRQFTEFAMG, encoded by the coding sequence ATGGAAGGAATGAATTACTCGGAAATCGTGCAAACTGTCTTACAAGGACACACGGCGAATCATTTATCAGAGGGGACGGAGAAACAACTCATATTCGATGTTTCCAGAGACCGCTATCTGTTGATGCATTTGGGTTGGGAACATAAAAAATGGGTTCATGCGTGTCTGGTGCATATCCAAATCGAAAATAGTAAAATTTGGATTCAACGAGATTTTACTGAAGTTGGAGTTGCCAATGAATTAGTCGAACTAGGCGTCCCGAAAACGGATATTGTTCTAGGCTTTGAACCGCCTTTTATCCGACAGTTTACAGAATTTGCCATGGGGTAA
- the bchH gene encoding magnesium chelatase subunit H, whose translation MKRIVLIAGFETFNIQLYRSAAERAIARCPDLAIQVYSDRDLTTQPETVAHSLSQADVFFASLLFDYDRVMWLRERVTQIPIRLVFESALELMSLTQIGEFKIGDKPKGMPKPVKFILSKFSSGKEEDKLAGYISFLKTGPKLLKYVPVQKVQDLRNWLIIYGYWNAGGEENVASLFWTLAQKYLDLEIGKIPAPLETPNMGLLHPDYSGYFTSPKAYLEWYEKTHGKTHNGTVGILLYRKHVITKQPYIHQLIRGLEQDGLLPVPMFINGVEGHVAVRDWMTSSSELSPGKEAIRVDAIASTIGFPLVGGPAGSMEAGRQIEVSEEILTAKNVPYLVAAPLLIQDIYSWTRQGIGGLQSVVLYALPELDGAIDTVPLGGLVGEDIYLIPERVQRLTGRLNRWISLRKTAKRDRKIAILLYDFPPGYGATGTAALLDVPRSLLKVLQALKEEGYQVGELPEDGETLIRQVKEANENYDAEGSVRVTVRTLEKWLGYLQKTRMENQWQNLERTGIKTLGDEFYWGGVQLGNIWIGVQPPLGISGDPMRLLFERDLTPHPQYAAFYQWLEHEYRADAIVHFGMHGTVEWLPGSPLGNTGYSWSDILLGNIPNLYIYAANNPSESMLAKRRGYGVLISHNVPPYGRAGLYKELLSLRELIAEYREDTEKNNVLREAIAQKILDTGLDRDCPLAEVKQLGIEFTIETVKLFSADVFNRYFLQVYDYLQVLETRLFSSGLHVLGEAPTAEAMESYLEAYFGEEYHRNSPEAERIQTLLSQNTDELSNLLRGLNGEYIPAAPGGDLLRDGAGVLPTGRNIYSLDPYRMPSPAAYERGKAIAKKLMQQHLDETGNYPETIAVMLWGLDTIKTKGESIGILLELVGAVPVKEGTGRIVRYELISLAELKHPRIDILGNLSGIFRDSFVNVIELLDDLFHRAAAADESIHYNYIRKHALELQAQGIESSAARLFSNPAGDFGSLVNDRVVESSWESGEELAQTWQSRNEFSYGRNDKGQARPEVLQKLLKTSDRIIQEIDSVEYGLTDIQEYYANTGGLKKAAETQQGKRVTTSVVESFSKDTTPRQLEEVLRMEYRTKLLNPKWAKAMLEKGSGGAYEISQRMTALMGWGGTTDFTENWVYDEAAERYALDTEVAAQLRNANPEAFRNIVGRLLEANGRGFWETSAETLEQLQELYDKAEAEVEGVEVPLTAAR comes from the coding sequence ATGAAACGGATCGTGTTGATTGCTGGGTTTGAGACGTTTAATATCCAGCTCTATCGCAGTGCGGCAGAACGCGCCATCGCCCGATGCCCGGATTTAGCGATTCAAGTGTATAGCGATCGCGATCTTACCACGCAACCGGAGACTGTCGCTCATTCATTATCCCAGGCCGATGTCTTTTTCGCCAGCCTCTTGTTCGACTACGATCGAGTCATGTGGTTGCGCGAGCGAGTGACTCAGATTCCCATTCGTCTCGTCTTCGAGTCTGCGTTAGAGTTGATGAGCTTAACCCAGATTGGGGAATTCAAAATTGGCGATAAACCGAAAGGAATGCCAAAACCGGTTAAGTTTATTCTGAGTAAATTTTCCAGCGGTAAAGAAGAAGATAAACTGGCTGGATATATTAGTTTTCTCAAAACCGGGCCGAAGTTGCTCAAATATGTCCCGGTGCAGAAAGTACAAGACTTGCGCAATTGGTTGATTATTTATGGATATTGGAATGCGGGAGGCGAAGAAAATGTGGCGTCTCTGTTTTGGACGTTAGCTCAAAAGTATCTCGATTTAGAAATAGGAAAAATTCCCGCACCTTTGGAAACGCCGAATATGGGATTGCTCCATCCCGACTATTCCGGTTATTTTACCTCGCCGAAAGCCTATTTAGAGTGGTACGAGAAAACTCATGGCAAAACCCACAACGGAACCGTAGGCATTTTGCTCTATCGCAAGCACGTCATCACCAAACAGCCCTATATTCACCAACTGATTCGTGGTCTCGAGCAAGACGGTCTCCTCCCCGTACCCATGTTTATCAATGGGGTGGAGGGGCATGTAGCCGTGCGAGATTGGATGACGAGCAGCTCGGAACTGTCCCCAGGAAAAGAAGCCATTCGGGTTGATGCGATCGCCTCCACCATTGGTTTTCCCTTAGTTGGGGGACCTGCCGGTTCCATGGAAGCGGGGCGACAAATTGAAGTCTCCGAGGAAATTTTGACGGCAAAAAATGTCCCTTATCTAGTTGCCGCACCTTTATTAATTCAAGATATTTATAGTTGGACGCGCCAGGGAATTGGTGGGTTGCAAAGTGTGGTCTTATACGCTTTGCCGGAATTGGATGGCGCCATTGACACGGTTCCTTTAGGCGGACTGGTGGGGGAAGATATTTATCTGATTCCGGAGCGAGTGCAGCGGTTGACGGGACGGTTGAATCGCTGGATTAGCTTGCGGAAGACGGCGAAGCGCGATCGCAAAATTGCCATTCTCCTCTACGATTTTCCCCCAGGATATGGCGCGACGGGAACGGCAGCGCTCCTGGATGTCCCTCGGAGTTTACTGAAAGTTTTGCAGGCGTTGAAGGAAGAAGGATACCAGGTTGGGGAGTTACCGGAAGATGGAGAAACTCTCATTCGCCAAGTGAAGGAAGCCAACGAGAATTACGATGCGGAAGGTTCGGTGCGCGTTACGGTGCGAACTCTGGAAAAATGGTTGGGGTATTTGCAGAAAACCCGGATGGAAAACCAATGGCAAAACTTAGAGCGAACGGGAATAAAAACTCTCGGCGATGAGTTTTATTGGGGGGGAGTGCAGCTCGGCAATATTTGGATAGGTGTCCAACCTCCCCTGGGTATTTCTGGCGACCCCATGCGGCTATTATTCGAGCGAGATTTAACGCCACATCCGCAATATGCTGCTTTTTATCAGTGGTTGGAACACGAATACCGAGCCGATGCGATCGTTCATTTTGGGATGCACGGCACGGTAGAATGGTTGCCGGGTTCGCCTTTGGGAAATACGGGATATTCCTGGTCGGATATTTTGCTGGGAAATATCCCCAATTTGTATATTTATGCGGCGAATAATCCATCCGAGTCCATGTTAGCCAAACGCCGGGGATATGGAGTCTTAATCTCCCATAATGTACCGCCTTACGGTCGCGCCGGATTGTATAAGGAGCTGTTGAGTCTGCGCGAGTTAATTGCAGAATATCGGGAAGATACGGAAAAGAATAACGTATTGCGGGAGGCGATCGCGCAAAAAATTCTCGATACCGGACTCGATCGCGATTGTCCGCTCGCAGAAGTGAAGCAACTGGGCATCGAGTTCACTATCGAGACCGTTAAGTTATTTAGTGCGGATGTATTTAATCGCTATTTTCTGCAAGTCTATGACTATTTGCAGGTATTGGAAACGCGCTTATTCTCTTCCGGACTACATGTATTGGGAGAAGCACCAACAGCGGAAGCCATGGAGTCGTATCTGGAAGCTTATTTTGGAGAAGAATATCATCGCAACTCTCCAGAAGCCGAACGCATCCAGACTTTATTATCGCAAAACACCGATGAATTGTCCAATCTGCTGCGCGGCTTAAACGGCGAATATATTCCCGCTGCTCCTGGTGGAGACTTACTTCGAGATGGTGCTGGAGTTTTACCCACCGGACGCAATATTTATTCTCTCGACCCCTATCGGATGCCGTCTCCCGCAGCTTACGAACGCGGAAAAGCGATCGCGAAAAAATTAATGCAACAGCATTTAGATGAAACCGGCAATTATCCCGAAACGATAGCCGTCATGCTCTGGGGTTTAGATACGATTAAAACTAAAGGAGAATCCATTGGTATTCTCTTAGAATTAGTCGGCGCAGTTCCCGTGAAAGAAGGAACCGGACGCATTGTCCGCTATGAATTAATTTCCTTAGCAGAATTGAAACATCCCCGTATCGATATTCTCGGTAACTTATCCGGAATTTTCCGCGATAGCTTCGTCAATGTTATCGAACTCTTAGACGATCTATTCCATCGCGCTGCCGCTGCCGACGAGTCTATTCACTATAATTATATTCGCAAACATGCCCTAGAACTACAAGCACAAGGAATAGAATCTTCCGCCGCGCGTTTATTTTCTAATCCCGCTGGAGACTTTGGCTCCCTGGTGAATGACCGAGTCGTCGAAAGCAGTTGGGAATCAGGAGAAGAATTGGCACAAACTTGGCAAAGTCGCAACGAATTTAGTTATGGTAGAAATGATAAAGGACAAGCGCGACCGGAAGTATTGCAGAAATTATTGAAAACGAGCGATCGCATTATCCAAGAAATTGATTCCGTCGAATATGGCTTAACCGATATTCAGGAATATTATGCGAATACCGGAGGACTGAAAAAAGCTGCCGAAACGCAACAAGGAAAAAGGGTAACCACCAGCGTAGTCGAAAGCTTTTCCAAAGATACGACACCGCGCCAACTCGAAGAAGTATTGCGCATGGAATATCGCACCAAACTTTTAAATCCAAAATGGGCAAAAGCCATGTTAGAAAAAGGTTCCGGAGGCGCCTACGAAATCTCCCAACGGATGACCGCATTAATGGGATGGGGAGGAACCACTGATTTTACCGAAAATTGGGTTTACGACGAAGCCGCAGAACGTTATGCTTTAGATACCGAAGTTGCCGCACAATTGCGCAATGCCAATCCAGAAGCCTTCAGAAATATCGTCGGTCGCTTATTAGAAGCCAACGGACGCGGCTTTTGGGAAACCTCGGCAGAAACCTTAGAACAATTACAGGAATTATACGACAAAGCAGAAGCCGAAGTTGAAGGTGTTGAAGTTCCCCTTACTGCGGCAAGATAG